The following are encoded in a window of Qipengyuania soli genomic DNA:
- a CDS encoding CpaF family protein — protein MSAFGRKNGPAGMGAGARPQFGVARPMRGGGSAAEAKGGEQFPPIPDEPAAAAPAGKPSQGDAMSRLDDRMNTSHSGESQVGGFEASVHKIKEQVLPRLLERVDPEAAATLSKDELSEEFRPIIMEVLAELKVTLNRREQFALEKVLVDELLGFGPLEELLNDPDVTDIMVNGPDQTYIEKKGKLTLAGIKFRDESHLFQIAQRIVNQVGRRVDQTTPLADARLKDGSRVNVIVPPLSLKGTAISIRKFSEKPITLDMLKDFGSMSEKMCTALKIAGACRMNIVISGGTGSGKTTMLNALSKMIDPGERVLTIEDAAELRLQQPHWLPLETRPPNLEGQGAITIGDLVKNALRMRPDRIILGEIRGAECFDLLAAMNTGHDGSMCTLHANSPRECLGRMENMILMGDIKIPKEAISRQIAESVDLIVQVKRLRDGSRRTTNITEVIGMEGDVIVTQELFKFEYLDESDDGKILGEFRSSGLRPYTLEKARQFGFDQAYLEACL, from the coding sequence ATGAGCGCTTTCGGACGCAAGAACGGACCGGCAGGAATGGGTGCCGGGGCACGTCCGCAGTTCGGGGTCGCACGACCCATGCGTGGCGGCGGTTCTGCTGCTGAAGCCAAGGGCGGCGAACAGTTCCCGCCGATTCCCGACGAACCGGCAGCCGCAGCGCCCGCTGGAAAGCCTTCGCAAGGCGACGCAATGTCGCGCCTCGACGATCGCATGAACACCAGCCATTCGGGTGAATCGCAGGTTGGCGGCTTCGAAGCGAGTGTTCACAAGATCAAGGAACAGGTGCTCCCGCGCCTGCTCGAGCGCGTCGACCCGGAAGCAGCCGCGACCCTGTCGAAAGACGAGCTGTCGGAAGAATTCCGCCCGATCATCATGGAAGTGCTGGCCGAACTGAAGGTCACCCTTAACCGCCGTGAACAGTTCGCACTGGAAAAGGTTCTGGTCGACGAACTGCTCGGCTTCGGTCCGCTCGAAGAACTGCTCAACGATCCCGACGTGACCGACATCATGGTCAATGGTCCGGACCAGACCTACATCGAAAAGAAGGGCAAGCTCACCCTCGCGGGCATCAAGTTCCGTGACGAGAGCCACCTCTTCCAGATCGCCCAGCGCATCGTGAACCAGGTCGGCCGCCGCGTAGACCAGACCACCCCGCTGGCCGACGCCCGTCTCAAGGACGGCAGCCGTGTGAACGTCATCGTTCCGCCGTTGTCGCTCAAGGGCACCGCAATCTCGATTCGTAAGTTCTCCGAGAAGCCGATCACGCTCGACATGCTCAAGGACTTCGGTTCGATGAGCGAAAAGATGTGTACCGCACTCAAGATTGCGGGCGCATGCCGCATGAACATCGTCATCTCGGGTGGCACGGGTTCGGGTAAGACGACCATGCTCAACGCCCTGTCGAAGATGATCGACCCGGGTGAGCGAGTGCTGACCATCGAAGACGCGGCCGAACTTCGCCTGCAGCAGCCGCACTGGTTGCCGCTCGAAACGCGCCCGCCGAACCTTGAAGGCCAGGGTGCGATTACCATCGGCGACCTCGTCAAGAACGCCCTGCGTATGCGTCCTGACCGCATCATCCTGGGCGAAATTCGCGGCGCGGAGTGTTTCGACCTCCTGGCCGCGATGAACACGGGTCACGACGGTTCGATGTGTACGCTCCACGCCAACTCGCCGCGCGAATGTCTGGGCCGTATGGAAAACATGATCCTGATGGGCGACATCAAGATCCCCAAGGAAGCCATCAGCCGCCAGATCGCCGAATCGGTCGACCTCATCGTACAGGTGAAGCGTCTTCGCGACGGTTCACGCCGCACGACCAACATTACCGAAGTGATCGGGATGGAAGGCGACGTGATCGTGACGCAGGAGCTCTTCAAGTTCGAGTATCTCGACGAGAGCGACGACGGCAAGATCCTTGGCGAATTCCGCAGCTCGGGCCTGCGCCCCTATACGCTGGAGAAGGCCCGCCAGTTCGGCTTCGACCAGGCATATCTGGAAGCCTGCCTGTAA
- a CDS encoding DMT family transporter has translation MQHQERGGILLALAGFIFLSVGDAVIKTMAGQWSPLAVAALRYVFGAIALSALLLRSEGPRGFKPSHPWLQLARGICVGGATLCFFSAIFNMPLATAMALAFVSPVLVALLSGPLLGEHVRPMVWLVSALALTGVALVLRPSFAELGWVALLPLASATFFALLVIANRASAGQGSALSMQAYVAVVAAPPMVLAAIGGHLSKFEALRIGMPDWTIVAKCAVVAFTASTAHWLTYLGTMRAGASTIAPTSYVQMLVATFMGWWWFGDVPDLATLAGAAIIIGAGLILWWSTPKAAPVAD, from the coding sequence ATGCAGCATCAAGAACGCGGGGGCATACTCTTGGCCCTTGCCGGTTTCATCTTCCTGTCGGTCGGCGACGCCGTCATCAAGACCATGGCAGGGCAGTGGTCGCCACTGGCGGTCGCGGCATTGCGCTATGTCTTTGGAGCGATAGCTCTCTCGGCCTTGCTCCTGCGCAGCGAGGGTCCACGTGGTTTCAAGCCGAGCCATCCGTGGTTGCAGCTGGCCCGCGGCATTTGCGTTGGCGGCGCAACTCTGTGTTTCTTCAGCGCCATCTTCAACATGCCCCTGGCGACGGCAATGGCGCTCGCTTTCGTCTCGCCCGTGCTGGTCGCATTGCTCAGCGGGCCCCTGCTGGGGGAACATGTGCGTCCGATGGTCTGGCTGGTTTCTGCGCTGGCACTGACCGGGGTCGCCCTTGTCCTGCGGCCCAGTTTTGCGGAGCTTGGCTGGGTGGCACTCCTGCCACTCGCGTCGGCCACGTTTTTCGCGCTTCTGGTCATCGCCAACAGGGCAAGCGCGGGGCAGGGTAGCGCTCTTTCCATGCAGGCCTACGTTGCGGTGGTTGCGGCACCACCCATGGTCCTTGCCGCAATTGGCGGTCACTTGAGCAAATTCGAAGCACTCCGGATTGGAATGCCGGACTGGACCATTGTTGCGAAGTGCGCCGTGGTCGCTTTTACCGCCAGCACGGCTCATTGGCTGACCTATCTCGGCACCATGCGCGCAGGCGCCTCGACCATTGCGCCGACCAGCTATGTACAGATGCTCGTCGCGACCTTTATGGGCTGGTGGTGGTTCGGCGATGTTCCGGATCTCGCTACACTCGCAGGCGCAGCGATCATCATCGGGGCGGGCCTCATCCTCTGGTGGAGCACGCCGAAAGCAGCGCCCGTCGCCGATTGA